From the genome of Globicephala melas chromosome 11, mGloMel1.2, whole genome shotgun sequence, one region includes:
- the RPL29 gene encoding large ribosomal subunit protein eL29, producing the protein MAKSKNHTTHNQSRKWHRNGIKKPRSQRYESLKGVDPKFLRNMRFAKKHNKRGLKKMQANNAKAVTARAEAIKTLVKPKEVKPRIPTGGSRKLSRLAYIAHPRLGKRARARIAKGLRLCRPKSQAKAQTKAKAAGAAAAPAVAPAPAPAPAPAPKGAQAPTKAPE; encoded by the exons ATGGCCAAGTCCAAGAACCACACCACGCACAACCAGT cCCGAAAATGGCACAGAAATGGCATCAAGAAACCCCGATCACAACGATATGAATCTCTTAAGGGG GTGGACCCCAAGTTCCTGAGGAACATGCGTTTTGCCAAGAAGCACAACAAGAGGGGCCTGAAGAAGATGCAGGCCAACAACGCCAAGGCCGTAACTGCACGTGCTGAGGCTATCAAGACTCTTGTAAAGCCCAAGGAGGTCAAGCCCAGGATCCCAACGGGCGGCAGCCGCAAGCTCAGTCGACTTGCCTACATTGCTCACCCCAGGCTCGGGAAACGTGCTCGTGCCCGCATCGCCAAGGGTCTCAGGCTCTGCCGGCCAAAGTCCCAGGCCAAGGCTCAAACCAAGGCGAAGGCTGCAGGTGCAGCTGCGGCTCCGGCTGTGGCTCCagctcccgctcccgctcccgctcccgctcccaAAGGTGCCCAGGCCCCCACAAAGGCTCCAGAGTAG